The Mangifera indica cultivar Alphonso chromosome 19, CATAS_Mindica_2.1, whole genome shotgun sequence nucleotide sequence ACTTCCAGCCACTTGTTGCACTTTCTCCACTTCCAGCATTTCATCTGAATTTTCCAGAATACCCTCATCAGCCTTGCATCTCATGACACTTCCAGCTGGATCATCTTGTGGGCTGCTCTTCTGGGTTTTTCTTTTGGGCCTGCAAATATAAACTCTGGAAATGAGGCTTCCATCAGCAGAAATCTTATGTCAGAATAACACCATGATCATGATAATACCTTTCCCCACTCAGAACCAAGACCACTGCATCTCATCTTTAAGAAAATCATCTTAGACCCCAAGTCCGTCCCCACCATCTTCTGCAAATAGGATTCTTCGGGACCAAATGCATCCAGATAGGTAGAGTAGCTTTGATAAACTGTACTGACTGAATTGGACAAATCATCTGGCAAGGGTTTTACATCCTACATGAAGTTCAAATCATTAAACCAAACAGAATATTGAGGCAGAAAAAGAAAACCAGTCAATAATCCCATACAAACCATATTACCGCACCACTCATCCCAATACTATTGTCAATTTCcattttaatattcataataatcCCAGTGAACTCCTCAACTGCTTCAGCTGCACAGAGAGCAGTTTTCAAGACCTCCTGGCCAGCCTTGTCATCTGTGTCTTTTAACAAAGCCTTCTTCACATCATAGAGGACACTCTCAGGAATCTCATCCCAGCCTTCAGCCATCAAGTCCTTCAAAAAACGCTCAATTTCAGGATCTTTTATGTCAGGCATGTGTGCAACATCTTCACTGAAAGAGCAGGTGCATCCTAAGCGCATCATAAGAGGAAAGCAGCAGTCCGTGAATTTTACACCACTAGAACACGTTGATCATTTGACAACTATCACTCAACTACATA carries:
- the LOC123203703 gene encoding succinate dehydrogenase subunit 5, mitochondrial-like isoform X1, yielding MEKMSAVRSICRAASFRSSIIATANNHHVRQSLSSRTLFGLSSPSVSIPSKSLPSGCTCSFSEDVAHMPDIKDPEIERFLKDLMAEGWDEIPESVLYDVKKALLKDTDDKAGQEVLKTALCAAEAVEEFTGIIMNIKMEIDNSIGMSGADVKPLPDDLSNSVSTVYQSYSTYLDAFGPEESYLQKMVGTDLGSKMIFLKMRCSGLGSEWGKSLYLQAQKKNPEEQPTR
- the LOC123203703 gene encoding succinate dehydrogenase subunit 5, mitochondrial-like isoform X3, whose product is MEKMSAVRSICRAASFRSSIIATANNHHVRQSLSSRTLFGLSSPSVSIPSKSLPSGCTCSFSEDVAHMPDIKDPEIERFLKDLMAEGWDEIPESVLYDVKKALLKDTDDKAGQEVLKTALCAAEAVEEFTGIIMNIKMEIDNSIGMSGADVKPLPDDLSNSVSTVYQSYSTYLDAFGPEESYLQKMVGTDLGSKMIFLKMRCSGLGSEWGKVTVLGTSGLSGSYVEQRA
- the LOC123203703 gene encoding succinate dehydrogenase subunit 5, mitochondrial-like isoform X2, with amino-acid sequence MEKMSAVRSICRAASFRSSIIATANNHHVRQSLSSRTLFGLSSPSVSIPSKSLPSGCTCSFSEDVAHMPDIKDPEIERFLKDLMAEGWDEIPESVLYDVKKALLKDTDDKAGQEVLKTALCAAEAVEEFTGIIMNIKMEIDNSIGMSGADVKPLPDDLSNSVSTVYQSYSTYLDAFGPEESYLQKMVGTDLGSKMIFLKMRCSGLGSEWGKAQKKNPEEQPTR